The proteins below are encoded in one region of Sebastes fasciatus isolate fSebFas1 chromosome 16, fSebFas1.pri, whole genome shotgun sequence:
- the LOC141753234 gene encoding dynein light chain 2, cytoplasmic-like: MSDKKAVIKNADMSDEMQQDAVDCAMQAMEKYNIEKDIAAYVKKEFDKKYNPTWHCIVGRNFGSYVTHETKHFIYFYLGQVAILLFKSG; this comes from the exons ATGTCGGACAAGAAGGCCGTTATAAAGAATGCAGACATGTCTGATGAGATGCAGCAGGATGCGGTAGACTGTGCCATGCAGGCTATGGAAAAGTACAACATTGAGAAGGATATCGCTGCTTATGTCAAAAAG GAGTTTGACAAGAAGTACAATCCCACCTGGCATTGCATTGTTGGGAGGAACTTTGGCAGCTACGTGACGCACGAGACGAAGCATTTCATCTACTTCTACCTGGGTCAAGTGGCCATTCTACTGTTCAAGTCGGGCTGA